One Massilia sp. 9096 genomic window carries:
- a CDS encoding GFA family protein codes for MKIPISGRCACGSIRYTSAREPIAMISCHCSDCQLSSGAPFASGIVVMAADLRVSGTPKTYAVTASSGGLATRSFCADCGTPLFTTSEANPQFTSIRFPSLDDTADFKPMLDIYTANAQQWVCLDPAIPHFPQSPQ; via the coding sequence ATGAAAATTCCTATTTCAGGCAGATGTGCATGCGGATCGATCCGCTACACGAGTGCGCGAGAGCCTATTGCCATGATCAGTTGCCATTGCAGCGATTGCCAGCTCTCCAGTGGCGCACCTTTTGCGTCCGGTATCGTTGTCATGGCCGCAGATCTTCGGGTTAGCGGTACACCGAAAACCTACGCTGTGACTGCAAGCAGCGGTGGGCTCGCCACCCGTAGCTTTTGCGCCGACTGTGGCACTCCCTTGTTCACGACCAGCGAAGCAAATCCACAATTCACGTCGATCCGATTTCCCTCATTGGACGATACTGCCGATTTCAAACCCATGCTCGACATCTATACCGCTAATGCGCAGCAATGGGTATGCCTTGATCCGGCAATTCCTCACTTCCCACAGTCGCCCCAATAG
- a CDS encoding peptide-methionine (S)-S-oxide reductase, which produces MPTDVERIGFGGGCHWCTEAVFASLRGVIQVEQGFIRADAPDDDFSEAVVLTFQPENISLGSLIEIHLRTHSSTSNHAMRQKYRSAIYVMDDAQAEAARRILTEAGTGFDAPLVTHVLPFRAFRASDERFQRYAEKHAGGPFCATYIDPKLALLKKEFGGFLRPVSE; this is translated from the coding sequence ATGCCTACTGACGTGGAAAGAATTGGCTTTGGTGGAGGTTGCCACTGGTGCACGGAAGCCGTGTTCGCTTCGCTGCGTGGTGTTATCCAGGTAGAGCAAGGATTCATCCGCGCCGATGCGCCTGACGACGATTTCTCCGAAGCCGTGGTGCTCACGTTTCAACCAGAGAACATCTCGCTCGGGTCGCTGATCGAGATCCATTTGCGGACGCATTCAAGCACCTCGAACCACGCTATGCGGCAGAAGTATCGCAGCGCAATTTACGTGATGGATGATGCCCAGGCCGAGGCTGCACGGCGCATCCTGACGGAAGCCGGAACGGGATTCGATGCGCCTCTTGTTACCCATGTCCTACCGTTTCGAGCCTTCAGGGCATCGGACGAGCGCTTTCAACGCTACGCCGAAAAGCATGCGGGTGGTCCGTTCTGCGCCACTTATATCGACCCCAAGCTGGCGTTACTCAAAAAGGAATTCGGCGGTTTTTTGAGGCCGGTATCGGAGTGA
- the pgi gene encoding glucose-6-phosphate isomerase — protein MRQPLLTSTAAYQALQNHAAKARDWQMRDLFAQDPQRFERLSVEAAGLFLDYSKNRLDGRTLELLKTLVQERGVERLRDAMFAGEKINLTEGRAVLHTALRAPRDRQITVDGQDVGADVHAVLDHVKTFSDAVRNGDWVGHTGKQITDVINIGIGGSDLGPKMVCLALRQFAHPRLTMHFVSNVDGHDMDAALSRVNPETTLFIIASKTFTTAETMMNANTARQWFLQSAGEEALARHFVAVSTNVEAIKKFGIDPANMFPFWDWVGGRYSVWSAIGLPVALCVGFGYFSDFLAGAHAMDEHFRNAPIEQNLPTILALIGFWNREFLDCASVSIAPYHQDLNRFPAYLQQLEMESNGKRVTRAGDVITDYETCPTIWGDVGTNGQHAYFQLLHQGTDVTPIDFIAALRPAHEFHNHHAALLANCFAQSEAFMKGKTADEVRQDLAGQPADEIERLAPHKTFPGNRPSNTILMEYLTPATLGALVALYEHKTFVQGALWDVNSFDQWGVELGKVLAKKIEAELNGEAQPAQHDSSTNGLIARAKAAV, from the coding sequence ATGCGCCAACCTCTTCTCACCAGCACCGCCGCCTACCAGGCGCTCCAGAACCATGCCGCCAAGGCGCGCGATTGGCAGATGCGCGACCTGTTCGCGCAGGATCCACAGCGCTTCGAGCGTTTGTCCGTCGAAGCCGCCGGTCTCTTCCTAGACTATTCAAAAAACCGTCTGGACGGGCGCACGCTTGAACTGCTGAAAACGCTGGTCCAGGAGCGCGGCGTCGAGCGCCTGCGCGACGCCATGTTTGCCGGCGAGAAGATCAACCTGACCGAAGGCCGCGCCGTCCTGCACACCGCACTGCGCGCCCCGCGCGACCGACAGATCACGGTCGACGGCCAGGACGTCGGCGCCGACGTGCACGCCGTGCTCGACCACGTCAAGACCTTCAGCGACGCCGTGCGTAACGGCGACTGGGTCGGCCATACCGGCAAACAGATCACCGACGTGATCAACATCGGCATCGGCGGCTCCGACCTCGGCCCGAAGATGGTTTGCCTGGCGCTGCGCCAGTTCGCCCATCCGCGCCTGACGATGCACTTCGTCTCGAACGTCGACGGGCACGACATGGACGCGGCGCTGTCGCGCGTGAATCCGGAAACCACGCTGTTCATCATCGCGTCGAAAACCTTCACGACGGCCGAGACCATGATGAACGCGAACACCGCGCGCCAGTGGTTCCTGCAGAGCGCCGGCGAAGAAGCGCTGGCCAGGCACTTCGTCGCGGTCTCGACCAACGTCGAAGCCATCAAGAAGTTCGGCATCGACCCGGCCAACATGTTCCCGTTCTGGGACTGGGTGGGCGGGCGTTATTCGGTGTGGTCGGCGATCGGCCTGCCGGTCGCGCTGTGCGTGGGCTTCGGCTACTTCAGCGATTTCCTCGCGGGCGCGCACGCGATGGACGAGCACTTCCGCAACGCCCCGATCGAACAGAACCTGCCGACCATCCTCGCCTTGATCGGCTTCTGGAACCGCGAGTTCCTGGACTGCGCCTCGGTCTCGATCGCGCCCTACCACCAGGACCTGAACCGCTTCCCGGCCTACCTGCAGCAGCTCGAGATGGAAAGCAACGGCAAGCGCGTCACGCGCGCCGGCGACGTCATCACCGACTATGAGACCTGCCCGACCATCTGGGGCGACGTCGGCACCAACGGCCAGCACGCCTACTTCCAGCTGCTGCACCAGGGCACCGACGTCACGCCGATCGACTTCATCGCCGCGCTGCGCCCGGCCCACGAGTTCCACAACCACCACGCCGCGCTGCTGGCCAATTGCTTCGCCCAGTCGGAAGCCTTCATGAAGGGCAAGACGGCGGATGAAGTCCGCCAGGACCTGGCCGGCCAACCGGCGGACGAGATCGAGCGCCTGGCGCCGCACAAGACCTTCCCCGGCAACCGCCCGAGCAACACGATCCTGATGGAGTACCTGACCCCGGCCACGCTGGGCGCCCTGGTCGCGCTGTACGAACACAAGACCTTCGTGCAGGGCGCGCTGTGGGACGTCAACAGCTTCGACCAGTGGGGCGTCGAGCTGGGCAAGGTGCTGGCCAAGAAGATCGAGGCGGAGCTCAACGGCGAGGCGCAACCGGCCCAGCACGACAGTTCGACCAATGGCCTGATCGCACGCGCGAAGGCTGCAGTTTAA
- a CDS encoding SMP-30/gluconolactonase/LRE family protein, translated as MKTEGFTIVHDEAMQTGECPVWHPVESALYWVDIEGKTVHRLHPASGKHSAWQTPTEPSAVAPDEDNNLIVATRAGLLYLNTVDGSITELAAAPYDTKIQRFNDGRVDPAGRFWVGTIYEPRDHPRAEMHVFEKGRLRQASLAATTNSNGLAWSPDGKTMYHADTTSHRVDCYDYDARTGTPANGRNLVTFEADKTSGTYGGRPDGAAMDSEGNYWVCMFEGGRILKLSPTGELLQQIDLPLRCPTCIAFGGPDLRTLYVTSAAKERSNAELEQFPASGKVLAFAVDVAGLPQPEYRD; from the coding sequence ATGAAAACCGAAGGCTTCACCATCGTCCACGACGAAGCGATGCAGACCGGCGAGTGCCCGGTGTGGCACCCGGTCGAGTCGGCGCTGTACTGGGTCGACATCGAAGGCAAGACCGTGCACCGCCTGCACCCGGCCAGCGGCAAGCACTCGGCATGGCAGACGCCGACCGAGCCGTCGGCCGTCGCACCCGACGAGGACAACAACCTGATCGTGGCCACGCGCGCCGGCCTGCTCTACCTGAACACGGTCGACGGCAGCATCACCGAACTGGCCGCTGCGCCATACGACACCAAGATCCAGCGCTTCAACGACGGTCGCGTCGACCCGGCCGGGCGCTTCTGGGTCGGCACCATTTATGAGCCGCGCGACCATCCCCGCGCCGAGATGCACGTGTTCGAGAAAGGCCGGCTGCGCCAGGCCTCGCTAGCGGCCACGACCAACTCGAACGGCCTGGCCTGGAGCCCGGACGGCAAGACCATGTACCACGCCGACACCACCAGCCACCGCGTCGACTGCTACGACTACGACGCGCGCACCGGCACGCCCGCCAACGGGCGCAACCTGGTCACCTTCGAGGCCGACAAGACCTCGGGCACCTACGGCGGCCGTCCGGACGGCGCGGCCATGGACAGCGAAGGCAACTACTGGGTCTGCATGTTCGAGGGCGGCCGCATCCTGAAACTATCGCCAACCGGCGAACTGCTGCAGCAGATCGACTTGCCGCTGCGCTGCCCAACCTGCATCGCCTTCGGCGGGCCGGACCTGCGCACCCTGTACGTCACCAGCGCCGCCAAGGAGCGCTCGAACGCGGAACTCGAACAGTTCCCGGCCAGCGGCAAGGTGCTGGCGTTTGCGGTGGACGTGGCGGGGCTGCCGCAGCCGGAGTACCGCGACTGA